GAAATCAATGGAATATCAAGCCCCATCTAAgtgaaattcttttttcttgcaACAGTTTTAATAAAGccgaaagaagaagaagaagaagaggaagagaagaaatatACTACAAATATAGCAACTTTATTCTTGGCCAGACTCAGAAGCATTCTATTATTCTTCACCACTTTTACAatgcatttatgatttttttcagAAGCACAGATTAAACCAGATATAGAGGGTCCCCGCATTTTCATCACAaggacaaaacaaaaacaaaaaagattattattttactttcatGTTTGACACTTTTGACTCCCATTTCTTATTTTCAGCTTATTCCATTTATGAAGTTTCAAACTTTAccctctttgttttctttaagcaAAGCTGTAATTTGGATTAGCTTATTGTCACTTTGAGCTCAACAAGCCAATTAAAATAAGCTCCTCCTAAACAAGCTTCtgattcttttaaatttttagttaattgtttatatatagtgtttttTTCATCACCCTAAAATTTCAAGACTAAAATAAAAGCTTAGCTGATGTTATATAGCTTTTTAAAACTTCCAGAGTGTTTGATACATGAACTTAAACatatgttttaagtttttaaacaacattacacgtatttttacacattttttcaattacacgtatttttaaaaaaattgaaaactattatttaaatacATATACAACAATAAACATTCGTACCAAACGgatccatcattttttttaaatacaattatCAAGTACAATTATGTTTTTGCTGACTTTATACAACTAAACtttcaatgaaaaacaaaatccaaaagtTCCAAACGCACAAAGATGATTGATAATAGGTCACCTCCTATCCAAGAAGTTTCAAGAAGACAACAACATTGTGGCATTGGTAGCTTGAATGTCACTTCTTGctataaaaatataatccaGCCGCTAACAATAAGTATTTGTGCTTTAAGCACACCATTAAAACTTTTATAATTTGGACCCACAAATGCTTAAAAGAAGAGTGACAGAGTGGTCCTTCAAATAAAACCATTTATCCTATTAAGGACCACAGAAAAGTGACTTCTATGGCCGATTGCAGTTTTTATAAGCTTATTTTAGTAGCTCCCACTCTTCTAGTAATAAAATATTCCACACCTCAAAATGGTGTTATAGCGAAGTAGCCAAATAAAATCTCCCACGTGCAACATGACCTGCCACCATATTATAAGGATAAGCATGATGGAGAAGCCAAATTGACACAAACAAATACATATTGATgcttttattataataaaattggtaattagcttagcattttctttttcccgaAGACATGGACCAAAATGGCCCCAATGCGCAGCAAAATCTTCCCTGGAATTGCAGTACAGATGGACAAAAATGGCTCAAAACCATAGGCAAACATTTGTTAATTAGTGACTGTCAGGACCCTtctatatttataaaatgattGCTTTATCTGCAGACAAAGGCTAAATGTCACCTTTTTCTCCTAACATCATCatggaaaagaaatgaaaatagaCAAACTTAGTTAAGCATTTGAGGGCAATTCACAATTCTCTCAATTGAACTTTAACAATGTCAATCATTTGAGTTGTTGATGACTTGATGGTTGATACATAGTACACTGTACAATATATGAAAGTGGCCAGTGTATTATACTATTGATCGTGCATCAATCCTTAATGTCCCTCAAATTAACAACCAAATTAAACTAGTATGAAATTATGAGTAGTTTAGTTAAAGAACTAATAATTGCACATGAAGCAAATAGTTCCAACAAGCATAAAAGCAATAGAATAGATCTACATCACATCCCCAATAAACCCCTTAACTTTTTTAACCAatcccttctttttttcctttcctgacTAAACAAAACATACCCTTAGTCAAGAATACAGAAACAAACCCCCAGAAAGTAACCAAATTTACCTTTACTTTTTTACTTTACTTCCCACTCCATTTAATTAACGAATCCAGCCTCTGCAACTTCAACTGCTGCTTAAACTTGTTGAtgaaatcatcagccttggcaTCCACTTCTTCATCCTCCGTTACACTAACTTTCCCTTCTCTCACTGTAGCAGGCCTGCGACTCTCAATATTGTTAATATCTTCCTCCTCTTCATAGTGAAAAGACGCTAACTTTACACTCATAGACTTCTTTATCTTCCTCGTCTGCTTTGTTGGTACCTCTCCAGAGGTTGACGTTGCATCAGACTTGCTCGGGTAAACATTAGACCCCTTTAGCTGCATGTATATCTCATCCAGGCTCcgttcctcttcttcttcttcttgatccTCATCTTGGGATAGCTCATCCGattcttctaattcttcttcttcttgttgctgATGTTGTTGGAAAGTGTAATGGGTGTCTGAATCTTGGGTTTTGTGCAAAGTGGTGGTCTGGGATTGTGAAAAGTTGGAGTCTGAGGACAAGTAGTTGTAGAAGTTGACGGACCTAAGCCTGTGAAGCAGAGAAGGAGATCTGGTAAGTTGGggttgttcttgttgttcttgttgatGGGTGTGTTTGAGAGTGTAATGGGTGTTTGATTCTGGGGTTTGGTCAAAGGCTGTTGTGGTGGTTGGTTGTGGGGATCTATAGTAGTTGGATAAATTGATGGACTTGAGCCTTTGTAACACAGATGGAGATCTAGCATGTTGTGGGTATCCTTGGTCTTGagcttcttgttgttgttggcGTTGTTGGTTTCCTTGTCTTGAAGTAATGGCAATGGTGCCAATCATGAGGTTGAGGAGGACAAAGAGAACAGTAGGTGTGAACCAGCTGTTCATGGAAGCCCATATTGAAGGTATAAAGGAAGTGGATTCTTCAAACATGGCTTTTCTTTTGGTTAAGAGTGAAGGAGAATGAATTACAAAGTTTAGGACTTGGGGACTTTGAGAGTGTGTGAGAGGTAAGGAAAATACTAAAGAGAATGGGAGGGTAGGAGAGGGGTCTATTTGGAGGGATATTTTGGTTAATTAGTTTGGggtgttttttctttgtgaggATATTCTCAATTATTTTCATGATCTCTAGGGACACGTGTCAATGTATGATGGGCCTGTGATAAACTGACAAAAGAGAAGGGGTGGGGTGTGGTTGAGAGAAAATGTGAGGTTGTAGTTGGATTTTAATAGAGGGAGGTGATGGTGAGTGGTGACAGGCTAGGAATTGCAGCCTGGACTTAAAAACCAGACTTTTCATCTATTCTAGACTAGTTCCTTTGAACAAgcgaaagaagagaaaaatctAGGTTAATCATTTGCACAACATTACTGCTGcatttacaaaaattttcacaaaattagACTTAGACAAGTTTTCATTAATTTCCCCAGCTGAACCCATCACTTTATCATCAATTTTTGATAACTTGCCACTTCAATCattgtaaaacattttataatataaaattgtgGCGCCAgagttttaggtttttttaggttttgtggCTCCAAACTTATATAAATACTTGCAAAAGGCTCTTCCATAGACAAGGGTGACATGGAACACCAAAGTTAAACCAACTAATTGTACTCTACAACTGTTTCCtttcttcgttttttttttttttttccctttcatttaATAATAAGTTCCATTAATTAAACATGTCATTTATTTAAGATGAGCAAATAATAGTACTACTTCAAAAGTTTAGTTTACCAAAAATTTAGTATTGCAATAATGTATAATATGATAAGAATACGCATTGAAGAAAACCATATCCCTAGCTTCACAACCAAATCAAAGGGTTTTGGTTGCAAAACTTATGaaccaa
This DNA window, taken from Quercus robur chromosome 2, dhQueRobu3.1, whole genome shotgun sequence, encodes the following:
- the LOC126708309 gene encoding pathogen-associated molecular patterns-induced protein A70, producing the protein MFEESTSFIPSIWASMNSWFTPTVLFVLLNLMIGTIAITSRQGNQQRQQQQEAQDQGYPQHARSPSVLQRLKSINLSNYYRSPQPTTTTAFDQTPESNTHYTLKHTHQQEQQEQPQLTRSPSLLHRLRSVNFYNYLSSDSNFSQSQTTTLHKTQDSDTHYTFQQHQQQEEEELEESDELSQDEDQEEEEEERSLDEIYMQLKGSNVYPSKSDATSTSGEVPTKQTRKIKKSMSVKLASFHYEEEEDINNIESRRPATVREGKVSVTEDEEVDAKADDFINKFKQQLKLQRLDSLIKWSGK